CATTGCTTTACTGCCAAACCTTCCCAGGCACAGGAATAGCTTCAGTTGTGCTCAGTATGAGGACGTCCTGACAATCTGAAGAGGATCGCTCGACCTGCACACTCAGTCTGCAACATTTACTACATCAATAGTCTGATCAGAACCGTTGAGCAGCAGGAGACATCTAATTCAGCTTAATATCCCACTACAAAGGCTAAATGTGAGACTCTTAAAAATGACAACTTTCATTCGGATTCTTCTCGTGACATTTCACCAATAAAGAACAGCTATGCATACGCCTCCCACTCTGCCTCCGAGTGATGGTCTGTTGAGCACGTTAGCCCGCCGCAGCAAGCTCCAGAGTGTGAACGTGATCTCAGATGTTTACCTGATAAGCATCCAAGTTGAATCAAAACCTTTAATCTCTGCAGCTAGAAGTTTGACTTTTTATTAAAAATTGTCCCTCTTTAACCACTCCAGACATAAAAAAAAATGTGTTCTCTATTTTTGCCCTTTCactttatgtgcctaaaacaagctattTTCAAAAGTCCCCgtgtgtgatgtcacaaactggaaaAGTAGAACTGTTATAACTGAAGAAAAAAGTAGGCCTCTTTAAAATAGTTTTCATCCAACAGTGTGTTCTTCAGCATGATTTACTCTGAAACGTGTCTAAATGACTGTTTTGTCGGTCAGGTCTAAGGAAACTAACATGGCAGGATTCAATTTTAATTTCATATTTGAACAAACATTGTGATATCTCAGAAACACTCTGGAGGATTTCTGGTTAAAACTGTTCAGAGCTCATGGCAGCAACATGTGGAGATATTAGAACGTGAACTGTCAGGTGTTTGTGCTTTGAGGACAAATCTGAAATTGCTTTTCCTAAATTTGCTAAAATAGTAGTTTTAAAAAGCAGTTTTCATCTTAAAACAGAAAATTAATCTGGAGTTTAACCCCTCATAACATACTGCACATTTTAATAAGACAAGTCATTGTTTGTTTAGAGGGAACTTCACAGTATCGCCCCCTCTGATCCACCATCACCACCTCCTCCTTCGTGCATTTGCACACCCCCACCAGAGGAGTCCAGCACACACCAGCACAAGCAGTCCGAGTGTCACGAACCCTTCCTGCCTGCTTGTCATGTTCCTGCAGCAGCCCTTATCTAGCGAGCCTCATCCAGACCATCAGCCAATCGCAGGCGAGCATCGTGCCCAGGCTGTCCGTTGAGCCGCTGTGCTCCAGCAGGGCCGGCCTCAGTTTCTCCTGTTTCACTGAGATTGTTCAGGGTGGTTAAGTCACCCTCTGTCAAATGAATGTTGGCAGGTTCCACTGAAACGAGGAGAACAAAGTTAGATTTAAAGACAGACGTTAGGAGAATCAGGTGAGAAGCTGTCACCTGGGTCGTCTAAGGTCGCTCCCAGCTGTCTGAGACTTTTTCAGGGGCACTCAGTCGTCTCAGACTCTGAAGGATGGTTTGCAGAGTCCCTGCTTGGGAGGCATGCAAGAGGTCAGCTTCAACTCCTCTAAATCATTCCCATTTCTAGCTTTTACTCTTAACTTACCCATCTCCTCCTGGTAAGACTCCATCTTCTTCACAAACTCTACGACAGTGGAACATCTCCGTTCCTCAGCAACTATAAAACACACCAGATCACTATTTAATTACAAAATTAAGCTTTAAATTAGAGCATTTGTTGTCCCAACTCACTTTTATCAACACTATCAGTTTTGTCTTTAGCCTTCAGATGTGAGAGCAGCTCTGCCAGACAGGCCCTCTGGTTGGTCAGTGTGCTGCTCATGTCCTGAGCCAGCCGGTGGTCCTCCACCAGCTCACCATGGACCCTCTTCCAAGCCATTTTGTCCTCCATCAGGCATCCCTCCATTACTGTACGCAGCTCCTTCTCCTGAGACACCTGGCTCTGCAGACTCTCAATCTCCTCACAGCGCTACGTGGACCGGTAAATGAAATTAAAACTGTTTCTAATTGGGTCACAGTCAGTATTTCCTTCAAAGATACCTTGTGGAGCTGGATGGCCATCTCCTGCATCTCAGCCTCCAGCTGGTCGGCGTATGCCTGCTCCAGAGCATCACTGGGTGGTCGAGCATTGCTGTGCCACCTTGCGATAGCCGAGGTCATCTTACGTTTGGGTCCAAACAGTCTAAAAAACAAGAAGGCACTCAGCACTACCCAAAAGTTAAAACTATGTGAACTGAGATAACGAGAACATACGTGATCCCTATCTCTTTCAGATCATTCTCTGTCAGGGTGAGAAAAATCCGCAGGTCGATGTCTTGTTCTTCGAGTAGTGGGAGGTACTTGGAGAAGCCGATCTGCTCCAGGAATTCTGACAGATCCTGCAGCCGAAACAAGCTTTGGATTAGGACCCTAAAATCTAAACCAGACACAAAACTCAACAGTGAAATTGTGGTTTTTCcctttagaaacaataaaataatGAAGAAAAACAGGCATGCCTTTGGACCAGCGTAGGACGGTAGGGGATCAACACTGGTGTGTTTGCTGCAGCTTCCTGTCCCACTGATGTGAGCTGACTCGCTGTTTCCATGGCGAGTCTTGCTTTTTGAGTGATGACTCTTGTTTACTCTACGAGAGCTGCTCTTTTTGCCTTGGTCTGAATCCTGGTGGACAAATGTGCATGTGAGAAGAATCAAACATGAGAACCTtctctctgagctccagctgctgCGCTCACCTCGTTGCTCTCCACCGACCCTTCCCAGTTGAGTGCGATCACATGAGGCAGAccttcactgctgctgctgctcctcataGTAGGCATGTCGTTGTCAAAGAATGGACTGTCATCTTCAAAAAGGTGAAGGAACTATGATGTTAGCCCATGTTGATTAAAAACTAGAGCATTTCCTGTCATCTGCCCCTCACCTCTGCTGCTGTGGCTCTGACCATCCAGCTCATTGATGGGTGAGGTCACATCTCTGTAGCAAATTCCTTCACTCTGCTCTCCTAGATCACGAAACGTCACGAAGCCCGGCAGCTCAGCAGGAGGCTCTGCAAGAAACAATAGCAACTAATATAGCATGCAACCCGAGAGGGAAAACACTGCATTTTAATACATCTGATGTAGTCTCCATTgtaaataaatgccttgtgagttgatctttgtggagaaaaagctctggtgctcctgtttcaataAGTAAAAGTTAGCCGGAGGAGTGGGGAGCAGCAGCTGGCAGGATTAtgtcttttttcctgatattgggacatctcgcctctgattggctaacagcaacacaactctaccaccaactctgctctgcaatgttgatgttttatctccacaaataactcaagccagaaggagttctgccgtgttgctaatgctaacagttagcttttagcaGAGCAGCGctatgctctctcctggatgctaaataaacTATGGCCTTcctaaatgggtgagtccatgaatgctcatCGACAGTGTAATGTAAAGCTGAGTGGCTTTTTCTGATCCGAGCGTTTCACCCTCTGTTTCCTATCGacgactaatgcaggaaataggggtagaagactattttcatgttcagcctgcatgtgaaactcagagtgaccaactgAATTTCAAGAATAAAAGCATTTCTCAGTGAATCTATGAGTGAAATGCAGCTCCGGTCGTtaacaagatggcacctgtgcttggcttagccgcagtcaccggccacttttccacctgcgatcctcttcagtagtgtccctgctaccatctcctatgatcgccagtctcttgtccttccgttcgttcacgatcgcccaatatGCAACAAgggcgtacctccctgtttgtttatctgagtggcgcactggcccggagccaaacgattccaaccagggcgcctccagcgatgtttatctggtcccgggaaaacgtcggaggaaaagaggtaaacgaacaGGAATCCAGGGGAGAATAAGACttatcttaaagcgtggtttatctagtaaacatcggcatgatcttctagcttcttgtcctttgtttggtgacttgagcgcaacaccgtggatcta
This Nothobranchius furzeri strain GRZ-AD chromosome 16, NfurGRZ-RIMD1, whole genome shotgun sequence DNA region includes the following protein-coding sequences:
- the anks3 gene encoding ankyrin repeat and SAM domain-containing protein 3 isoform X2 translates to MSELSDEASESEQLGSSLSLWLGDPLLRPEELYVPLDLHTACSIGQYDVVAECIKRHEVNLDGKNIGGWTPLMYAAYIGHDNIVNLLLEAGVNVNATTAKGLTPLMLAASCGNESIAYFLLQQGAELELKDSRGWTALFHCTSTGHQQVVKFLLDNNADANVKEPGSRFTPLMEAAASGHEIIVQYLLDHKVKVDDRNAKGETARALAMMYGYTKIASLIDSRSSRNKPGHFEDLSSSEDSDSAPPRIRPSRSRAKGVSIHDGPQAIAKFKVGGSSTLHKPPAELPGFVTFRDLGEQSEGICYRDVTSPINELDGQSHSSRDDSPFFDNDMPTMRSSSSSEGLPHVIALNWEGSVESNEDSDQGKKSSSRRVNKSHHSKSKTRHGNSESAHISGTGSCSKHTSVDPLPSYAGPKDLSEFLEQIGFSKYLPLLEEQDIDLRIFLTLTENDLKEIGITLFGPKRKMTSAIARWHSNARPPSDALEQAYADQLEAEMQEMAIQLHKRCEEIESLQSQVSQEKELRTVMEGCLMEDKMAWKRVHGELVEDHRLAQDMSSTLTNQRACLAELLSHLKAKDKTDSVDKIAEERRCSTVVEFVKKMESYQEEMGTLQTILQSLRRLSAPEKVSDSWERP
- the anks3 gene encoding ankyrin repeat and SAM domain-containing protein 3 isoform X1; translation: MSELSDEASESEQLGSSLSLWLGDPLLRPEELYVPLDLHTACSIGQYDVVAECIKRHEVNLDGKNIGGWTPLMYAAYIGHDNIVNLLLEAGVNVNATTAKGLTPLMLAASCGNESIAYFLLQQGAELELKDSRGWTALFHCTSTGHQQVVKFLLDNNADANVKEPGSRFTPLMEAAASGHEIIVQYLLDHKVKVDDRNAKGETARALAMMYGYTKIASLIDSRSSRNKPGHFEDLSSSEDSDSAPPRIRPSRSRAKGVSIHDGPQAIAKFKVGGSSTLHKPPAELPGFVTFRDLGEQSEGICYRDVTSPINELDGQSHSSRDDSPFFDNDMPTMRSSSSSEGLPHVIALNWEGSVESNEDSDQGKKSSSRRVNKSHHSKSKTRHGNSESAHISGTGSCSKHTSVDPLPSYAGPKDLSEFLEQIGFSKYLPLLEEQDIDLRIFLTLTENDLKEIGITLFGPKRKMTSAIARWHSNARPPSDALEQAYADQLEAEMQEMAIQLHKRCEEIESLQSQVSQEKELRTVMEGCLMEDKMAWKRVHGELVEDHRLAQDMSSTLTNQRACLAELLSHLKAKDKTDSVDKIAEERRCSTVVEFVKKMESYQEEMAGTLQTILQSLRRLSAPEKVSDSWERP